Proteins encoded together in one Pseudomonas sp. ADAK13 window:
- a CDS encoding FTR1 family iron permease encodes MLACLLIVFREVLEAGIVVGIVMAATQGLARRGLFIGGGIAAGVLGAGILALFTGAITQALQGFGQEIFNAAILVVAVVMLGWHNLWMASHGRELATQLRSAGNAVLSGEKSLWALAVVITVAVLREGSEIVLFLYGIAASSQADPLSMLAGGVLGIAAGAALSWLMYRGLVAISLKRLFSITGWMIALLAAGMAGRAAAILAGIDLIPAWGYQLWDTSWLVSDASLTGRALTALVGYTDRPLGVQLAAWSVTLALLVLGNRLLHSRPTQSR; translated from the coding sequence ATGCTGGCCTGTCTGTTGATCGTGTTTCGAGAAGTGCTGGAAGCCGGGATTGTGGTCGGCATCGTGATGGCCGCCACCCAGGGCCTGGCACGGCGCGGGCTGTTTATCGGCGGCGGGATCGCAGCCGGCGTACTGGGTGCCGGAATCCTCGCGCTCTTTACCGGCGCAATCACCCAGGCACTCCAGGGCTTTGGCCAGGAGATTTTCAACGCGGCCATTCTGGTGGTCGCCGTGGTCATGCTGGGCTGGCACAACCTGTGGATGGCCAGCCACGGACGCGAACTGGCCACCCAACTGCGCAGCGCCGGCAATGCGGTACTCAGCGGCGAAAAATCACTCTGGGCGCTGGCCGTGGTGATCACCGTGGCGGTGCTGCGCGAAGGCTCGGAAATCGTGCTGTTCCTCTATGGCATCGCCGCGTCGAGCCAGGCAGACCCACTGTCGATGCTGGCGGGTGGCGTGCTCGGCATCGCCGCCGGCGCCGCGCTGTCCTGGCTGATGTACCGCGGCCTGGTCGCCATCAGCCTCAAGCGCCTGTTTTCGATCACCGGCTGGATGATCGCCTTGCTCGCCGCCGGCATGGCGGGCCGGGCGGCCGCGATCCTCGCCGGTATCGACCTGATCCCCGCCTGGGGCTACCAACTCTGGGACACCTCCTGGCTGGTCTCCGACGCCAGCCTCACCGGCCGCGCCCTGACCGCGCTGGTGGGCTACACCGACCGGCCGCTGGGCGTCCAACTGGCCGCCTGGTCCGTCACCCTTGCGCTCCTGGTGCTGGGTAACCGCTTGCTGCATTCACGCCCGACGCAATCACGTTAA
- a CDS encoding SDR family oxidoreductase, protein MSAPSVVIAGCGDVGSRLATQLLAQGWDVHGLRRDISRLPKGVIGIAGDLFNENCPDTWPVGGVDYLVYCAAATDHDEAGYRAAYVQGLQHVLEWLNDYGQAPRHLLFVSSSSVYGQQNGEWVDENSETQAGGYSGQVMLEAEQVALNSGIPASVVRLTGIYGPGREWLLSQVRQGYRVAIDPPLYGNRIHADDAAGLLAFLLQHVEQGGVLDKCYIGVDDAPAPLADVVGWLREYLGVTEWAENASVRRAGSKQCSNARAKALGWVPRYPSYREGYAAILEG, encoded by the coding sequence ATGTCTGCGCCTTCTGTGGTGATTGCCGGTTGCGGCGATGTCGGTAGCCGTCTGGCCACCCAATTGCTGGCCCAGGGCTGGGACGTTCATGGTCTGCGCCGGGATATCTCGCGCCTTCCCAAGGGTGTTATCGGGATTGCCGGCGACCTGTTCAATGAAAACTGCCCCGATACCTGGCCGGTGGGCGGGGTGGATTACCTGGTGTATTGCGCGGCGGCCACCGATCACGACGAAGCCGGCTATCGCGCAGCGTACGTGCAAGGGTTGCAGCATGTGCTGGAGTGGCTGAACGACTACGGCCAGGCGCCCAGGCATTTGCTGTTTGTATCCAGCAGCAGTGTGTACGGGCAGCAGAACGGTGAGTGGGTCGACGAAAACTCCGAGACCCAGGCGGGCGGTTATTCCGGACAAGTCATGCTGGAAGCCGAGCAAGTGGCATTGAACAGCGGCATTCCCGCGAGCGTCGTGCGCCTGACCGGCATCTATGGCCCCGGCCGCGAGTGGCTGCTGAGCCAGGTGCGCCAGGGCTATCGCGTGGCGATTGACCCACCTTTATATGGCAACCGCATTCACGCGGATGACGCTGCGGGTTTGCTGGCGTTTTTGCTGCAGCACGTGGAGCAGGGCGGTGTGCTGGATAAATGCTACATCGGCGTCGATGACGCTCCGGCACCGCTGGCCGACGTGGTGGGCTGGTTGCGCGAGTACCTTGGCGTGACCGAATGGGCCGAGAACGCCAGCGTACGCCGGGCGGGCAGCAAGCAGTGCAGTAATGCCCGGGCCAAGGCGCTGGGTTGGGTGCCACGTTATCCAAGTTATCGCGAAGGGTATGCGGCCATTCTCGAGGGTTGA
- a CDS encoding RidA family protein, which yields MTKTVITSDKAPAAIGTYSQAIKAGNTVYMSGQIPLDPKTMELVEGFEAQTIQVFENLKSVAEAAGGSFKDIVKLNIFLTDLSHFAKVNEIMGKYFEQPYPARAAIGVAALPKGAQVEMDAILVIE from the coding sequence ATGACCAAGACTGTTATCACCAGCGACAAGGCACCAGCAGCAATCGGTACTTATTCCCAGGCGATCAAGGCGGGCAATACCGTCTACATGTCCGGCCAGATTCCACTGGACCCAAAAACCATGGAGCTGGTTGAAGGCTTTGAAGCCCAAACCATCCAGGTCTTCGAAAACCTGAAGTCGGTGGCCGAAGCCGCAGGCGGTTCGTTCAAGGACATCGTCAAACTGAACATCTTCCTCACCGACCTGAGCCACTTCGCCAAGGTCAACGAGATCATGGGCAAGTACTTCGAACAACCGTACCCAGCCCGCGCCGCCATCGGCGTTGCCGCCCTGCCAAAGGGCGCGCAGGTTGAGATGGACGCCATTCTGGTCATCGAGTAA
- a CDS encoding aminoacyl-tRNA deacylase and HDOD domain-containing protein — MSEVALATAPPTAPSVIRTLLAKLAISYTEVAERPGLNPAQKVQAVLLDDAVGALMVLFPQNQLLDLNRLAELTGRRLTAVSPERLERMLGKHSLSLLPGLPPLTSSPCLYEESLLREPTVLVHSGEAGLLLEISSDAFKSMLTKASAAHFGEPLSSIRPNLDRPNDDREEITQAMQAFTARRIQQRLEATIEIPPLADTAQKIIKLRVDPNATIDDITGVVETDPALAAQVVSWAASPYYASPGKIRSVEDAIVRVLGFDLVINLALGLALGKTLSLPKDQPQQATPYWHQSIYTAAVIEGLTRAMPRAQRPEAGLTYLAGLLHNFGYLLLAHVFPPHFSLICRHLEVNPHLCHSYIEQHLLGISREQIGAWLMRYWDMPDELSTALRFQHDPTYDGQYAEYPNLVCLAVRLLRSRGIGSGPDEDIPDELLERLGLTRDKAEDVVAKVLDAETLLRELASQFSQG, encoded by the coding sequence ATGTCAGAAGTTGCCCTCGCCACAGCCCCACCGACCGCACCCTCGGTGATTCGGACGCTGCTTGCAAAGCTCGCCATCAGCTACACGGAAGTTGCCGAACGTCCTGGCCTGAACCCGGCGCAAAAGGTTCAGGCAGTACTGCTCGATGATGCCGTGGGTGCACTCATGGTGCTGTTTCCACAGAACCAGTTGCTGGACCTCAATCGCCTGGCCGAACTGACCGGTCGGCGCCTCACGGCCGTGTCCCCCGAGCGCCTCGAACGCATGCTCGGCAAGCACAGCCTGAGCCTGCTGCCCGGCCTGCCGCCGCTGACCAGTTCCCCGTGCCTGTACGAAGAAAGCCTGCTGCGTGAACCCACCGTACTGGTTCACTCGGGCGAGGCCGGGCTGCTGCTGGAGATTTCCAGCGACGCCTTCAAGAGCATGCTGACCAAGGCCAGCGCCGCGCATTTCGGCGAGCCGTTGAGCAGCATCCGGCCGAACCTCGACCGCCCCAACGACGACCGCGAGGAAATCACCCAGGCGATGCAGGCGTTCACTGCCCGCCGCATCCAGCAGCGTCTGGAAGCGACCATCGAGATTCCACCGCTGGCCGACACGGCACAAAAGATTATCAAGCTGCGGGTCGACCCCAACGCCACCATCGACGACATCACCGGCGTGGTGGAAACCGACCCGGCCCTGGCTGCCCAAGTGGTGAGCTGGGCGGCGTCGCCCTACTACGCCTCGCCGGGCAAGATCCGCTCGGTGGAAGACGCCATCGTCCGCGTACTGGGCTTTGATTTGGTGATCAACCTCGCGCTGGGCCTGGCCCTGGGCAAGACCTTGAGCCTGCCCAAGGACCAGCCGCAACAGGCCACGCCGTACTGGCACCAGTCGATCTACACCGCCGCCGTGATCGAAGGCCTGACCCGTGCCATGCCCCGCGCCCAGCGCCCGGAAGCCGGCCTGACGTACCTCGCCGGCCTGCTGCATAACTTTGGCTACCTGTTGCTGGCCCACGTGTTCCCGCCGCATTTCTCGCTGATCTGCCGGCACCTGGAGGTCAACCCGCACCTGTGCCACAGCTATATCGAGCAGCACCTGCTGGGCATCAGCCGTGAGCAGATTGGTGCATGGTTGATGCGCTATTGGGACATGCCGGACGAACTGTCCACCGCCCTGCGCTTCCAGCACGACCCGACCTACGACGGCCAATACGCCGAATACCCGAACCTGGTGTGCCTGGCCGTGCGCTTGCTGCGCAGCCGCGGCATCGGTTCCGGGCCGGATGAAGACATCCCGGACGAACTGCTGGAACGCCTGGGTCTGACCCGGGACAAGGCGGAGGATGTGGTGGCTAAAGTGCTGGATGCGGAAACGTTGCTGCGGGAGTTGGCGTCGCAGTTCAGCCAAGGATAA
- the exbD gene encoding TonB system transport protein ExbD → MGLHLNQGDDELVENHEINVTPFIDVMLVLLIIFMVAAPLATVDIKVDLPASSAKPAPRPEKPIFLSVKADQRLFLGEEEVKSDTLGAVLDAKTQGKKDTTIFFQADKGVDYGDLMSVMDALRAAGYLKVGLVGLETAAKK, encoded by the coding sequence ATGGGCCTGCATTTGAATCAAGGCGACGACGAGCTCGTCGAGAACCACGAAATCAACGTCACGCCGTTTATCGACGTGATGCTGGTGCTGCTGATCATCTTCATGGTGGCTGCACCCCTGGCCACTGTAGACATCAAGGTCGACCTGCCCGCTTCCAGCGCGAAACCGGCACCACGGCCAGAGAAACCGATATTCCTCAGCGTCAAGGCGGACCAGCGTCTGTTCCTGGGCGAAGAAGAAGTCAAATCCGACACCCTGGGCGCGGTGCTCGACGCCAAGACCCAGGGCAAGAAAGACACGACGATCTTCTTCCAGGCCGACAAGGGCGTGGACTACGGCGACCTGATGAGCGTGATGGATGCCCTGCGGGCAGCCGGCTACCTCAAGGTAGGCCTGGTCGGACTTGAGACGGCAGCCAAGAAATGA
- a CDS encoding hydrogen peroxide-inducible genes activator: MTLTELRYIVTLAQEQHFGHAAERCHVSQPTLSVGVKKLEDELGVLIFERSKSAVRLTPVGEGIVAQAQKVLEQAQSIRELAQAGKNQLTAPLKVGAIYTVGPYLFPHLIPQLHRVAPQMPLYIEENFTHVLRDKLRNGELDAIIIALPFNEADVLTLPLYDEPFYVLMPASHPWTQKDTIDAGLLNDKSLLLLGEGHCFRDQVLEACPTLTKGNDGAKHTTVESSSLETIRHMVASGLGISILPLSAVDSHHYAPGVIAVRPLTPPVPFRTVAIAWRASFPRPKAIEILADSIRLCSVAKPPAAS; the protein is encoded by the coding sequence ATGACTCTTACAGAATTACGCTACATCGTTACCCTCGCCCAAGAGCAGCACTTCGGCCACGCGGCCGAGCGTTGCCACGTCAGCCAGCCGACGCTGTCGGTGGGTGTGAAGAAGCTTGAAGACGAACTCGGTGTGCTGATTTTCGAGCGCAGCAAAAGCGCCGTGCGCCTCACCCCCGTCGGCGAAGGCATCGTCGCCCAGGCCCAGAAGGTCCTGGAACAGGCCCAAAGCATTCGCGAGCTGGCCCAGGCCGGCAAGAACCAGCTGACCGCACCGCTGAAAGTCGGCGCCATCTACACCGTCGGCCCGTACCTGTTCCCGCACTTGATTCCGCAACTGCACCGCGTCGCGCCGCAGATGCCCCTGTATATCGAAGAAAACTTCACCCACGTGCTGCGCGACAAACTGCGCAACGGCGAGCTGGACGCGATCATCATCGCCCTGCCGTTCAACGAGGCCGACGTGCTGACCCTGCCGCTCTACGATGAGCCGTTCTACGTGCTGATGCCGGCATCCCACCCATGGACGCAGAAAGACACCATCGACGCCGGCCTGCTCAACGACAAGAGCCTGCTGCTGCTGGGCGAAGGCCACTGCTTCCGCGACCAGGTGCTGGAAGCCTGCCCGACCCTGACCAAGGGCAACGACGGCGCCAAGCACACCACCGTGGAATCCAGCTCCCTGGAAACCATTCGCCATATGGTCGCTTCCGGCCTGGGCATCTCGATCCTGCCGCTGTCGGCGGTCGACAGCCATCACTACGCCCCGGGCGTGATCGCCGTGCGCCCACTGACGCCGCCGGTGCCGTTCCGGACAGTGGCGATTGCCTGGCGCGCGAGCTTCCCGCGTCCGAAAGCGATTGAAATCCTCGCCGACTCGATCCGCCTGTGTTCGGTGGCCAAGCCGCCTGCTGCGAGCTAA
- a CDS encoding iron transporter, which produces MKHLRKPLATALVLVSALAASTLTQAREYPIGGPVQVNDMEIASSYLVGIEMAPMPPGMVMSKDSVHLETDVHATADNKYGLSNGEWVPYLTITYSLVKQGSPDYKEIGTLLPMVAKDGAHYANNVKMDGPGTYTVVLRYESPQIKGFFHHVDKETGVPEWWGPFTKTFTFKYPQS; this is translated from the coding sequence ATGAAACACCTGCGCAAACCCTTGGCCACCGCACTGGTACTTGTCAGCGCCCTGGCCGCTTCCACCCTGACCCAAGCCCGCGAGTACCCGATTGGCGGGCCCGTCCAGGTCAACGACATGGAAATCGCCTCCTCCTACCTGGTGGGCATCGAAATGGCCCCCATGCCACCGGGCATGGTGATGAGCAAGGATTCGGTGCACCTCGAGACGGATGTGCATGCCACCGCCGACAACAAGTACGGCCTGTCCAATGGCGAGTGGGTGCCCTACCTGACCATCACCTACTCCCTGGTCAAGCAAGGTTCGCCCGACTACAAGGAAATCGGCACGCTGCTGCCGATGGTGGCCAAAGACGGCGCCCACTACGCCAACAACGTGAAAATGGACGGCCCCGGCACCTACACCGTGGTACTGCGCTATGAAAGCCCGCAAATCAAAGGCTTCTTTCACCATGTGGACAAGGAAACCGGCGTACCGGAATGGTGGGGCCCCTTCACCAAGACCTTCACCTTCAAATACCCGCAAAGCTGA
- the recG gene encoding ATP-dependent DNA helicase RecG, producing the protein MTELSQVSVTALKGVGEAMAEKLAKVGLENLQDVLFHLPLRYQDRTRVVPIGQLRPGQDAVVEGTVSGADVVMGKRRSLVVRLQDGTGGLSLRFYHFSNAQKEGLKRGTRVRCYGEARPGASGLEIYHPEYRAITGDEPPPVDTTFTPIYPLTEGLTQQRLRQLCMQTLTMLGPKSLPDWLPQELARDYQLAPLDDAIRYLHHPPADADVDELALGHHWAQHRLAFEELLTHQLSQQRLRESMRSLRAPAMPKAKHLPAQYLANLGFAPTGAQQRVGNEIAYDLSQKEPMLRLIQGDVGAGKTVVAALAALQALEAGYQVALMAPTEILAEQHFITFKRWLEPLGLEVAWLAGKLKGKNRVAALEQIAAGAPMVVGTHALFQDEVKFKNLALVIIDEQHRFGVQQRLALRQKGVGGRMSPHQLIMTATPIPRTLAMSAYADLDTSILDELPPGRTPVNTVLVTDTRRVEVIERVRGACAEGRQAYWVCTLIEESEELTCQAAETTYEDLTSALGELKVGLIHGRMKPVEKAAVMAEFKAGNLQLLVATTVIEVGVDVPNASLMIIENPERLGLAQLHQLRGRVGRGSAASHCVLLYHPPLSQIGRQRLGIMRETNDGFVIAEKDLELRGPGEMLGTRQTGLLQFKVADLMRDADLLPAVRDAAQALIERWPEHVSPLLDRWLRHGQQYGQV; encoded by the coding sequence ATGACTGAGCTGTCGCAGGTGTCGGTGACGGCACTCAAGGGTGTCGGGGAGGCCATGGCCGAGAAATTGGCCAAGGTCGGCCTGGAAAATCTCCAGGACGTATTGTTCCACCTGCCCCTGCGTTATCAGGACCGCACCCGCGTGGTGCCCATCGGCCAGCTGCGCCCCGGGCAGGACGCGGTGGTCGAAGGCACCGTCAGCGGCGCCGACGTGGTGATGGGCAAGCGCCGCAGCTTGGTCGTGCGCCTGCAAGACGGCACCGGCGGCCTGAGCCTGCGCTTCTACCATTTCAGCAACGCTCAGAAGGAAGGCCTCAAGCGAGGCACCCGCGTGCGCTGCTATGGCGAAGCCCGGCCCGGCGCTTCGGGGCTGGAAATCTACCACCCGGAATACCGCGCGATTACCGGCGACGAACCGCCACCGGTCGACACCACCTTCACACCGATCTACCCGCTCACCGAAGGCCTGACCCAGCAGCGCCTGCGCCAGCTGTGCATGCAAACCCTGACGATGCTCGGGCCGAAAAGCCTGCCCGACTGGCTGCCGCAGGAGTTGGCGCGCGACTACCAACTGGCGCCGCTGGATGATGCGATCCGCTACCTGCATCACCCACCGGCCGACGCCGACGTCGACGAGTTGGCCCTCGGTCATCACTGGGCCCAACATCGCCTGGCGTTCGAAGAACTGCTGACCCACCAACTGTCCCAGCAACGCCTGCGCGAGAGCATGCGTTCGCTGCGTGCGCCGGCCATGCCCAAGGCCAAGCACCTGCCTGCGCAATACCTGGCCAACCTGGGGTTTGCACCGACCGGCGCCCAGCAGCGGGTCGGCAATGAAATCGCCTACGACCTGAGCCAGAAAGAACCGATGCTGCGGCTGATCCAGGGCGACGTAGGCGCGGGTAAAACCGTGGTCGCCGCCCTCGCCGCACTGCAAGCCCTCGAAGCCGGCTATCAGGTGGCGCTGATGGCGCCCACCGAGATTCTCGCCGAACAACACTTCATAACCTTCAAGCGCTGGCTCGAACCACTGGGCCTGGAAGTCGCATGGCTGGCCGGCAAGCTCAAGGGCAAGAACCGCGTAGCCGCCCTGGAGCAGATCGCCGCCGGCGCCCCGATGGTGGTGGGCACCCACGCGCTGTTCCAGGACGAAGTGAAATTCAAGAACCTGGCACTGGTGATCATCGACGAGCAGCACCGCTTCGGCGTGCAACAGCGCCTGGCCCTGCGCCAGAAAGGCGTGGGCGGGCGCATGAGCCCGCACCAGTTGATCATGACCGCCACGCCGATCCCGCGCACCCTGGCCATGAGCGCCTACGCCGACCTCGACACCTCGATCCTCGACGAACTGCCGCCGGGCCGAACGCCGGTCAACACCGTGCTGGTCACCGACACCCGCAGGGTAGAAGTGATCGAACGGGTACGAGGCGCCTGCGCCGAAGGCCGCCAGGCGTATTGGGTGTGCACGCTGATCGAAGAGTCGGAAGAGCTGACCTGCCAGGCCGCCGAAACCACCTACGAAGACCTCACCAGCGCCTTGGGCGAGCTCAAGGTCGGGCTGATCCACGGCCGCATGAAGCCGGTGGAAAAGGCCGCGGTGATGGCCGAGTTCAAGGCCGGCAATTTGCAATTGCTGGTGGCAACCACGGTGATCGAAGTCGGCGTCGACGTACCGAACGCCAGCCTGATGATCATCGAAAACCCCGAGCGCCTGGGCCTGGCGCAACTGCACCAGTTACGCGGCCGCGTGGGCCGGGGCAGCGCCGCCAGTCATTGCGTGCTGCTGTACCACCCGCCGCTGTCACAAATCGGCCGCCAGCGCCTGGGGATCATGCGCGAAACCAACGACGGTTTCGTGATCGCCGAAAAAGACCTCGAACTGCGCGGCCCCGGCGAAATGCTCGGCACCCGTCAGACCGGCTTGCTGCAATTCAAGGTGGCTGACCTGATGCGCGACGCCGACCTGCTGCCCGCCGTGCGCGATGCGGCCCAGGCGTTGATTGAGCGCTGGCCGGAACATGTCAGCCCACTGCTGGACCGCTGGCTTCGACACGGGCAGCAATACGGCCAAGTGTGA
- the tagQ gene encoding type VI secretion system-associated lipoprotein TagQ produces MLFSRKAVSKRHLLLIAAGFSTVLTGCATSPTSKVASTTKVEYYPNCYEPVQHLRATDSDLTKSVVTGAAIGAAGGALLGALTGDSDKRGRNAAIGAAGGALAGGAAGYYTERQKQITDDNQRIASYATDVNKRASDIDRSTAYAKASQQCYQSAFTKLVADRKAKTVNDVEGRKRLAEIVSGLKESNDLIVAVNGKASEDLNNYTQAYEQDLQQVGVQRADVVTVATADTTPVVTPAKGKKPVKVAKKPVLPTVPKEAVATEKTIQTAQTKQAESKQVASAGKAQIEGTCRDPNLADWAPVPCPNV; encoded by the coding sequence ATGCTTTTTTCCCGTAAGGCGGTTTCCAAGCGTCATCTGCTGTTGATCGCTGCCGGTTTCAGCACTGTGCTGACCGGTTGCGCAACGTCGCCGACCTCCAAGGTCGCCTCGACCACCAAGGTCGAGTACTACCCGAACTGCTACGAGCCGGTACAACACCTGCGCGCCACCGATTCGGACCTGACCAAGTCGGTCGTCACCGGTGCTGCCATCGGCGCGGCCGGTGGTGCACTGCTGGGCGCCTTGACCGGTGACTCCGACAAGCGTGGCCGCAATGCCGCCATCGGCGCAGCGGGCGGCGCCCTGGCCGGCGGTGCAGCGGGTTACTACACCGAGCGCCAGAAGCAGATCACCGATGACAACCAGCGCATCGCTTCCTACGCCACTGACGTCAACAAGCGTGCCTCCGACATCGACCGCAGCACCGCGTACGCCAAGGCGTCCCAGCAGTGCTACCAGAGTGCGTTCACCAAGCTGGTGGCCGACCGCAAGGCCAAGACCGTCAATGACGTCGAAGGCCGCAAGCGCCTGGCAGAAATCGTCTCCGGCCTGAAAGAGTCCAATGACCTGATCGTTGCGGTCAACGGTAAAGCCAGTGAAGACCTGAACAACTACACCCAGGCGTACGAGCAGGACCTGCAACAAGTCGGCGTACAACGTGCCGACGTGGTGACCGTGGCCACCGCTGACACCACCCCGGTGGTGACGCCCGCCAAAGGCAAGAAGCCGGTAAAAGTGGCGAAAAAGCCGGTGCTGCCAACCGTGCCGAAAGAAGCGGTAGCCACCGAGAAAACCATCCAGACCGCGCAGACCAAGCAAGCTGAAAGCAAGCAGGTCGCCAGCGCCGGTAAAGCGCAGATCGAAGGCACGTGCCGTGATCCAAACCTGGCCGACTGGGCACCGGTTCCTTGCCCTAACGTCTAA
- a CDS encoding TonB family protein, translating to MITTRHKLTRYGTSLAVVLGVHAVAIIIALQWSAPHMVQLPPAAMVIDLAPMPAPPPPAPPKVITPPQPPAPVEELPLPKLAEAPKPTIQVPKPVKPKPKPQPPKPVEKKPDPPKEKPSEEPPSETPQNNAPTEKSAQPQPGPSPQQIAAKATWESTLLGHLQKYKKYPPGAQARGKEGLNRLRFVVDADGNVLSYELVGRSGNADLDRATLDMIRRAQPLPKPPADMLKGGSIEIVAPFVYNIEKRRR from the coding sequence ATGATCACGACGCGCCACAAACTGACGCGTTATGGCACCAGCCTCGCCGTCGTGCTGGGCGTCCACGCCGTCGCGATCATCATCGCGCTCCAGTGGTCGGCGCCACACATGGTCCAACTGCCACCGGCCGCCATGGTCATCGACCTGGCACCGATGCCGGCGCCGCCACCTCCGGCCCCGCCGAAGGTGATCACGCCGCCACAGCCGCCAGCGCCGGTGGAAGAGTTGCCATTGCCGAAGCTGGCTGAGGCACCCAAGCCGACGATCCAGGTGCCAAAGCCGGTCAAGCCCAAGCCAAAACCACAGCCGCCCAAGCCTGTAGAGAAGAAGCCCGATCCGCCCAAGGAAAAACCTTCCGAAGAGCCGCCGAGCGAAACTCCGCAGAACAACGCGCCTACGGAGAAATCCGCCCAGCCACAGCCGGGCCCTTCACCGCAGCAGATCGCGGCCAAGGCCACCTGGGAAAGTACCCTGCTGGGCCACCTGCAGAAGTACAAGAAGTACCCGCCAGGCGCCCAGGCCCGTGGCAAGGAAGGCCTGAACCGCTTGCGTTTCGTGGTGGATGCCGATGGCAACGTGCTGTCCTATGAGTTGGTGGGCCGCTCCGGCAACGCCGACCTGGACCGCGCCACCCTCGACATGATCCGTCGTGCCCAGCCGCTGCCCAAGCCGCCGGCCGACATGTTGAAAGGCGGCAGCATCGAGATCGTTGCGCCGTTCGTTTACAACATCGAAAAACGTCGTCGGTAA
- the exbB gene encoding tonB-system energizer ExbB — protein sequence MTRNTSPASPTKPHSPSRAWRAIAAVLFSVLLAPTAAFADNTAPATQPAATAPAHEQNAAAPAAAPAATDPALAAEGAPADESGVVLEEDNSLGMAHDLSPWGMYQNADIIVKIVMIGLAIASIITWTIWIAKGFELLGAKRRLRTEIVHLKKATTLKEASESAAKKGTLANLLVHDALEEMRLSANSREKEGIKERVSFRLERLVAACGRNMSNGTGVLATIGSTAPFVGLFGTVWGIMNSFIGIAKTQTTNLAVVAPGIAEALLATALGLVAAIPAVVIYNVFARSIAGYKAQVSDASAEVLLLVSRDLDHLPSERSSQPHMVKVG from the coding sequence ATGACACGCAATACATCCCCCGCTTCGCCAACCAAGCCTCACAGCCCATCCCGCGCCTGGCGTGCGATTGCTGCAGTGCTGTTCAGCGTTCTGCTGGCACCGACCGCCGCGTTCGCCGATAACACCGCCCCGGCTACACAGCCTGCTGCGACCGCTCCAGCCCACGAGCAAAACGCTGCGGCGCCTGCTGCTGCACCGGCTGCCACCGACCCAGCCCTGGCCGCCGAAGGCGCTCCGGCTGACGAGTCCGGCGTGGTGCTGGAAGAAGACAACAGCCTGGGCATGGCCCACGACCTGTCGCCCTGGGGCATGTACCAGAACGCTGACATCATCGTGAAGATCGTGATGATCGGCCTGGCCATCGCCTCGATCATCACCTGGACCATCTGGATCGCCAAGGGCTTCGAGCTGCTGGGTGCCAAGCGTCGCCTGCGCACTGAAATCGTCCACCTGAAAAAAGCCACCACCCTGAAAGAAGCCAGCGAAAGCGCGGCGAAGAAGGGCACCCTGGCGAACCTGCTGGTCCACGACGCCCTTGAAGAAATGCGCCTGTCGGCCAACAGCCGTGAAAAAGAAGGCATCAAGGAACGTGTCAGCTTCCGTCTGGAGCGCCTGGTTGCAGCCTGCGGTCGCAACATGAGCAACGGCACCGGCGTGCTGGCGACCATTGGTTCCACCGCGCCCTTCGTCGGCCTGTTCGGTACCGTATGGGGCATCATGAACAGCTTCATCGGCATCGCCAAAACCCAGACCACCAACCTCGCCGTCGTGGCGCCCGGCATTGCCGAAGCCCTGCTGGCGACCGCACTGGGCCTGGTTGCCGCGATTCCTGCGGTGGTCATCTACAACGTCTTCGCCCGTTCGATCGCCGGCTACAAGGCTCAGGTGTCGGACGCTTCGGCAGAAGTCCTGTTGCTGGTCAGCCGTGACCTCGATCACCTGCCTTCCGAGCGCAGCTCGCAACCGCATATGGTGAAAGTGGGGTAA
- a CDS encoding cupredoxin domain-containing protein, with protein MPTPARLALVLLAFPVVAQADQLVTLVIQNHTFSPSSFEVPAGERFRIQLTSHDESVDEFESYDMKFEKIIVPGNTVTVFAGPLHPGTYTFFDDYHPDQAKGTVTAVAAKE; from the coding sequence ATGCCCACTCCTGCCCGGCTGGCTCTCGTCCTGCTGGCTTTTCCCGTCGTTGCACAGGCGGATCAGCTGGTCACCCTGGTCATTCAAAACCACACCTTCAGCCCCTCAAGTTTCGAGGTGCCGGCCGGTGAGCGCTTTCGTATTCAACTCACCAGCCACGACGAAAGCGTCGATGAGTTCGAAAGCTATGACATGAAATTCGAAAAAATCATCGTCCCCGGCAACACCGTCACGGTGTTTGCGGGCCCGCTGCATCCCGGCACCTACACCTTCTTCGATGACTACCACCCGGACCAGGCCAAAGGCACGGTCACTGCCGTCGCGGCCAAGGAGTAA